Proteins found in one Candidatus Zixiibacteriota bacterium genomic segment:
- a CDS encoding DUF2723 domain-containing protein — protein sequence MKLFDRSVDPINAAVAAFVCLTVFIVYLLTMAPTVSFWDCGEFIATSYILGIPHPPGTPLYILIGRLFSIIPLFDDIAARVNFLSVLCNAFAAMVGYLIAVRIGRTLFEETSSLAMRVLLYTGAASGAFFMAFGLTQWNNSVETEVYGMAMLIMMLIVWLTLIYLENRNNSHATKLMALIVFLAVLGVGVHMTTFLIFPIIALFFIFSKETPPKAWFVVAGSIAVGLYLIFALSSRPGEVSPLIPVAAGFILVSLYLLSLAQQPRILLVYAALFAVSLAPLLFSISGRLPQFQSGFNWIGGGAVVVLGLLSVKQLIGLRSNRTESNADSHPITVVSIVSLVSITLAIVTYLPIRGYEAFLLCAVLLVIVLGVMFLRYINVPILIAVIAVSAVVIGVVPFLYAMFFGALTLGVLGVWKKTPGWKEGILLILMGAVGFSVHLFISIRSAEHPYINQNNPSQSFAATVNFIERKQYGSQSMIDRMFERRAEWSNQFGIHQRMGFWAFFSKQYGLGGVHFLALFLIGGFGIWQAVRRKPENGLLMTLLLILSSVGLILYMNFADGTRIDPQTGDDYLEVRDRDYFFTPTFLFFGLAIGLGLSAMVSAIRGACVNFNTSIRKLITAAASVVFLLPVYAVAANYHVCDRSNNYIAFDYAWNILISADKDAVLFTAGDNDTFPLWCLQEVFGVRKDVRNVNLSLANTDWYIKQIRDYMGVDLGWTDEQIDKLTPYRYPDGRIFRVQDQVIDAILVSDNDRPVNFSVTVGGGSRKFNGKEIDSLLEVNGMVFRLKQSGSQMTVNVDRSLFLFSDSGQMAYRGLNDPTVYKDDVTMKVTSNISNGMLMTADSLRRAGDIKGATEFVEFTVEKIPYASDAVDYLATLYAEAANIDGLLRLRATTQIEDKRNLTIIISSAYRQNGKVSEAKEELEALIKDESSYRPALDELIRIYVATSDYSGIMKTLETWMLFNPRDVEINGALEALRADSTLLRQSQGDSQ from the coding sequence GTGAAATTGTTCGACCGTTCTGTTGATCCGATAAATGCGGCAGTGGCCGCTTTTGTTTGTTTGACTGTTTTTATTGTTTATCTGTTGACAATGGCTCCCACAGTTTCCTTTTGGGACTGCGGTGAGTTTATCGCCACAAGCTATATTCTTGGTATACCCCATCCTCCCGGAACGCCGCTGTATATTCTGATTGGCCGGCTTTTTTCTATTATTCCGCTCTTTGACGATATTGCGGCCAGGGTGAATTTTCTCTCTGTGCTCTGTAACGCCTTTGCGGCGATGGTCGGCTATCTGATAGCAGTCCGCATCGGGCGGACATTGTTTGAGGAGACCAGCAGCCTCGCGATGAGAGTGTTGCTCTATACTGGCGCGGCTTCGGGGGCATTCTTTATGGCATTTGGATTAACCCAGTGGAACAATTCAGTTGAGACCGAGGTCTATGGGATGGCGATGCTCATCATGATGCTTATCGTGTGGCTTACGCTCATTTATTTGGAAAATCGAAACAATTCGCATGCGACAAAACTGATGGCCTTGATAGTTTTTCTTGCGGTGCTGGGAGTGGGCGTTCATATGACGACATTTCTGATCTTCCCTATTATCGCCCTTTTTTTTATTTTTAGCAAGGAGACGCCGCCCAAGGCCTGGTTTGTGGTTGCCGGAAGTATCGCGGTTGGTCTTTATTTGATCTTTGCTCTTTCGTCACGCCCGGGAGAGGTATCCCCTTTGATTCCGGTTGCGGCAGGGTTTATACTCGTCTCATTGTATCTGCTTTCGCTTGCCCAGCAGCCGCGCATACTTTTGGTATACGCCGCGCTCTTCGCTGTTTCTCTTGCGCCATTGCTCTTTTCCATCTCAGGCAGACTGCCTCAATTTCAATCAGGGTTCAATTGGATTGGCGGAGGGGCGGTGGTTGTACTTGGGTTGCTGAGTGTGAAACAACTGATTGGACTCCGGTCGAACCGCACTGAGTCTAATGCGGATTCGCACCCAATTACTGTGGTCTCAATTGTAAGTCTTGTGTCTATTACGCTCGCCATAGTTACGTATCTTCCGATACGCGGATACGAGGCATTTCTTTTGTGCGCGGTTCTTTTGGTCATAGTTCTGGGGGTGATGTTTTTGCGCTATATAAACGTGCCGATACTCATTGCCGTTATCGCAGTTTCGGCGGTGGTCATTGGGGTTGTTCCGTTTCTCTACGCCATGTTCTTCGGCGCATTGACGCTTGGTGTTTTAGGGGTGTGGAAGAAAACACCCGGGTGGAAGGAAGGGATACTTCTTATTCTCATGGGGGCGGTTGGCTTTTCTGTCCATCTGTTCATTTCCATACGTTCGGCGGAACATCCCTACATTAATCAGAACAATCCATCGCAGAGCTTTGCCGCAACGGTCAATTTTATCGAGAGGAAACAATACGGGTCACAGTCGATGATAGACCGTATGTTCGAACGTCGGGCAGAGTGGTCAAATCAGTTCGGTATTCATCAACGGATGGGATTCTGGGCATTTTTTAGCAAACAGTACGGACTTGGCGGAGTACACTTTCTTGCTTTATTCTTGATTGGCGGCTTTGGAATATGGCAGGCGGTTCGACGAAAACCAGAGAATGGTCTGCTCATGACGTTACTATTGATACTGTCATCAGTCGGGTTAATATTGTACATGAACTTTGCGGACGGCACACGGATCGATCCGCAAACGGGGGATGACTATCTCGAAGTGCGCGACCGTGATTATTTTTTCACACCGACATTTCTCTTTTTCGGTTTGGCTATAGGACTTGGGTTGTCCGCAATGGTATCCGCAATTCGGGGGGCGTGTGTGAATTTCAATACCTCAATAAGAAAACTTATAACGGCCGCCGCTTCTGTTGTTTTCCTTCTTCCGGTTTACGCAGTCGCGGCCAATTACCATGTCTGTGACAGGTCGAACAATTATATAGCATTCGATTATGCCTGGAATATTCTCATCTCGGCCGACAAGGATGCGGTGCTTTTCACCGCGGGTGACAATGATACCTTTCCGCTGTGGTGCCTGCAGGAAGTTTTCGGGGTGAGAAAGGATGTGAGAAATGTCAATCTCTCGCTTGCCAATACCGATTGGTATATAAAACAGATTCGCGATTATATGGGGGTTGACCTTGGATGGACTGATGAACAGATAGACAAGTTGACGCCTTATAGATACCCAGACGGTCGCATATTCCGGGTTCAGGACCAAGTGATAGACGCTATCCTGGTAAGCGACAATGATCGGCCGGTGAACTTTTCAGTCACAGTTGGCGGCGGGTCACGGAAGTTCAACGGCAAGGAGATCGACTCACTGCTTGAGGTGAACGGTATGGTATTCCGGCTGAAGCAAAGCGGCAGTCAGATGACGGTGAATGTTGATCGTTCGCTTTTCCTCTTTTCAGATTCAGGACAAATGGCATACCGGGGACTTAATGATCCGACGGTTTATAAAGATGATGTCACGATGAAGGTTACTTCCAATATCTCCAATGGGATGCTTATGACCGCAGATTCCTTGCGTCGGGCAGGCGATATAAAAGGCGCAACCGAGTTTGTTGAGTTCACCGTTGAAAAGATTCCGTATGCGAGTGATGCTGTTGATTACCTTGCAACGCTGTACGCCGAAGCTGCGAATATTGACGGTTTATTGCGGCTTCGCGCGACGACACAAATTGAGGACAAGAGGAATTTGACGATAATTATATCATCGGCGTATCGCCAGAACGGCAAGGTTAGTGAAGCAAAAGAGGAGCTTGAAGCGTTGATCAAAGATGAATCATCGTATCGCCCGGCTCTTGATGAGTTAATTCGTATATATGTTGCCACGTCAGACTATTCGGGCATTATGAAAACGCTTGAGACCTGGATGTTGTTTAATCCCAGAGATGTCGAGATAAATGGCGCTCTTGAAGCTCTAAGAGCCGATTCAACCCTACTGCGTCAGTCACAAGGGGATTCCCAGTGA
- the nusB gene encoding transcription antitermination factor NusB: MNDSPRRLARELVLKGLYAEDVSGIAAEDIIRSVVDDESLSEKTLGFAHQLFRLVLQHKEWADGHISALATNWDINRIANIDRNILRMAMVEIRDLPDTPVKVAINEAIELAKKFSTAESSSFINGILDKFARNFELQQKPAAE, encoded by the coding sequence GTGAATGATTCTCCACGCCGTTTGGCGCGCGAACTGGTACTAAAAGGACTTTACGCCGAGGATGTAAGCGGAATAGCTGCGGAGGATATTATCCGTTCGGTTGTTGACGATGAATCACTGAGCGAAAAAACGCTCGGATTTGCGCATCAGTTATTTCGCTTGGTGTTACAGCATAAAGAATGGGCCGACGGACATATTTCTGCTCTTGCGACAAACTGGGATATAAATCGTATCGCGAATATTGATCGGAATATTCTCAGGATGGCTATGGTGGAAATTCGGGATTTGCCAGACACGCCAGTGAAAGTGGCAATTAATGAGGCAATTGAACTCGCCAAGAAGTTTTCCACCGCAGAGTCATCCTCGTTTATCAATGGTATTCTTGATAAATTCGCACGAAACTTTGAGTTGCAGCAGAAGCCTGCCGCTGAGTAG
- the ribE gene encoding 6,7-dimethyl-8-ribityllumazine synthase, which translates to MKVIKGSFNASGYRFGIVVSSFNHFITDKLLEGSHDCLVRHGADDNAISVVYVPGAFEIPPMAQKMAQSRKYDALICLGAVIRGATPHFDYVAGAASNGIAKVALSGTIPVINGVITTNTLEQAIERSGAKAGNKGWDAAMAAMEMISVYKELDAKGE; encoded by the coding sequence GTGAAAGTCATTAAAGGCTCGTTTAATGCATCGGGTTATCGGTTTGGAATCGTGGTCAGCAGTTTTAATCATTTCATTACCGATAAACTGCTCGAAGGCTCACATGATTGTTTGGTTAGGCATGGGGCGGATGACAATGCAATTTCTGTTGTCTATGTTCCGGGAGCATTTGAAATACCGCCGATGGCGCAGAAAATGGCTCAGAGCAGGAAATACGATGCGCTAATCTGTCTTGGGGCTGTTATACGAGGGGCAACACCACATTTTGACTATGTGGCCGGTGCGGCTTCAAATGGAATAGCAAAGGTTGCGTTGAGCGGCACAATACCCGTTATTAACGGAGTCATTACAACCAACACGCTCGAACAGGCGATTGAGCGCTCTGGGGCAAAAGCTGGCAACAAAGGATGGGATGCCGCAATGGCTGCGATGGAAATGATTTCTGTTTATAAAGAATTGGATGCAAAAGGTGAATGA
- a CDS encoding bifunctional 3,4-dihydroxy-2-butanone-4-phosphate synthase/GTP cyclohydrolase II: MFTGIIEDIGKLTQLISRSNYKILTIETQIGLPEISLGESIACDGVCLTVVEKTLHGFTVEVSQETLQKTIIGNYQIGQSINLERSLCVGDRLGGHFVSGHVDTTGRVCSIRPVGESLELECSFDSAFEHLIVDKGSVCINGVSLTVNRAIGNMCSVNLIPYTSVHTNLAGLGNGSEVNLEFDLLAKYILKSSNQKEGKMLQAKLIESGCSMGRDIRFGTIEQALEAIKRGKPVIVVDDEDRENEGDFIMVAEMVTPEAVNFFATHGRGLICVAMPQERLDALHLQPMTDHNTAKLGTRFTVSVDALVGTSTGISAFDRALTIRMLADESTKPEALGRPGHIFPIKAVDGGVLARAGHTEAAVDLAKLAGCKPIGVLCEIMDSDGSMARVPKLMEVAERFGLCIITIDDLISYRSKHEKLVCRKASVSLPTKHGDFILHSYHSDIDNEDHLALTKGTVNGGVDILTRIHSSCFTGDVLGSCRCDCGAQLESAMRQIEETGVGAVIYMRQEGRGIGLANKILAYQLQDTGRDTVEANTDLGFRADLRNYTTAAQILNDLGIISVRLLTNNPNKISGLQQYGIAVSERVPIQIDPTTFNHRYLEVKRDKMGHLLDLRKG; encoded by the coding sequence ATGTTCACAGGCATTATCGAAGATATCGGGAAACTCACGCAATTGATTTCGCGAAGTAATTACAAAATATTGACAATCGAGACGCAAATTGGTTTGCCTGAGATTTCGCTCGGTGAATCAATCGCGTGTGATGGGGTTTGCCTGACAGTGGTTGAAAAAACTTTGCATGGTTTTACGGTCGAGGTATCCCAGGAGACATTGCAGAAAACTATAATCGGTAATTATCAGATTGGACAGTCGATAAATCTTGAGCGATCCCTTTGTGTGGGCGACCGACTTGGAGGACATTTTGTCTCGGGTCATGTAGATACGACCGGTCGCGTATGTTCGATCCGGCCAGTAGGCGAATCTCTTGAATTGGAATGTTCATTCGATTCTGCTTTCGAGCATTTAATTGTCGACAAGGGTTCGGTCTGCATCAACGGAGTTTCGCTGACGGTGAATAGAGCGATCGGAAACATGTGCAGTGTAAATCTGATTCCGTATACATCCGTACATACAAATCTTGCAGGTCTCGGCAATGGCTCCGAAGTTAATCTTGAATTTGATCTGTTGGCAAAATACATCCTGAAGTCTTCCAACCAAAAAGAGGGAAAAATGCTTCAGGCGAAACTCATAGAAAGCGGCTGTAGTATGGGCAGAGATATTCGTTTCGGTACAATCGAGCAGGCACTCGAAGCGATAAAGCGAGGGAAGCCAGTAATCGTTGTTGACGATGAAGACCGTGAGAACGAAGGGGACTTTATAATGGTGGCTGAGATGGTCACTCCTGAGGCTGTCAACTTTTTTGCCACTCATGGTCGCGGTCTAATATGCGTGGCAATGCCGCAAGAGCGTCTCGATGCTTTGCATCTGCAGCCGATGACCGATCATAACACAGCTAAACTCGGGACGCGGTTTACTGTTTCAGTTGATGCTCTGGTGGGGACAAGCACCGGAATCTCGGCATTCGATCGCGCTTTGACAATTCGCATGTTGGCCGATGAATCGACTAAACCGGAAGCGCTCGGACGTCCCGGGCACATATTCCCAATCAAGGCTGTCGATGGGGGCGTTTTGGCCCGGGCTGGTCATACCGAAGCCGCGGTCGATTTGGCTAAGCTTGCCGGGTGCAAGCCTATCGGTGTCCTGTGTGAGATAATGGATAGTGATGGTTCGATGGCGCGAGTACCCAAACTCATGGAAGTAGCAGAGAGATTCGGGCTTTGTATTATTACCATTGATGATCTTATCAGTTATCGGAGCAAGCATGAGAAACTTGTCTGCAGAAAGGCCAGTGTGAGTCTGCCGACAAAGCATGGTGATTTCATTCTGCATTCGTATCATTCGGATATCGATAACGAGGACCATCTTGCGCTTACAAAAGGGACAGTCAATGGAGGGGTGGATATTCTGACGCGGATACATTCGAGTTGTTTTACAGGAGATGTGCTTGGGTCGTGCCGCTGTGATTGCGGAGCCCAACTTGAGTCGGCCATGAGGCAGATAGAGGAAACAGGTGTGGGTGCGGTCATATATATGCGGCAAGAGGGACGGGGGATAGGTTTGGCCAATAAGATTTTGGCTTACCAGTTACAGGACACGGGTCGTGATACGGTCGAGGCAAACACAGACCTTGGATTCAGAGCCGATCTCCGTAACTACACGACCGCCGCTCAGATATTGAATGATTTGGGAATTATTTCGGTACGGTTGCTGACCAATAATCCGAATAAGATTTCGGGACTACAGCAATATGGGATAGCAGTGAGTGAACGAGTGCCGATACAAATTGATCCGACAACTTTTAATCATCGGTATCTTGAGGTTAAGCGGGATAAGATGGGGCATTTGCTGGATTTGAGGAAGGGGTGA
- the ribD gene encoding bifunctional diaminohydroxyphosphoribosylaminopyrimidine deaminase/5-amino-6-(5-phosphoribosylamino)uracil reductase RibD codes for MEEGLCRKALFGALSVCVYPEVHYWGFFMAVTADEKFMTRALELAIRAKGRTSPNPLVGAVIVKEDEIISEGFHGQSGIDHAEVIAINKAKKLGESLSGATIYVTLEPCSHTGRTGPCTDALIEAGIKRVVVAIIDPDRRVKGRGIKRLTEAGVEVNLGVLAAEASKINEPYLMSQKLRRPFVVLKSAQTLDGRTATLSGESMWISGERSRHYGHQLRAECDAIIVGSGTVTADDPSLTVRHVKGKNPYRIVLSNNLVSLKHSRLVQENKDFKTILVSSADSIELFLKQRKKPQVMLWEVGTIGAGRLNLHEFMFRAKEFGFRSLLVEGGATLATSFWKEQLVDKYFQFTAPIVIGTGKESLGDLGIASIVKAVRFSEGHFELCGRDSLFIGYPQRRR; via the coding sequence ATGGAAGAAGGTTTATGCAGAAAAGCTCTGTTTGGTGCTTTGTCTGTTTGTGTATACCCCGAAGTTCACTATTGGGGTTTTTTTATGGCCGTCACGGCAGATGAAAAATTTATGACTCGCGCCTTAGAATTGGCTATTCGGGCCAAGGGGAGGACTTCGCCAAATCCTTTGGTTGGGGCAGTCATTGTCAAGGAAGACGAGATTATTTCCGAGGGGTTTCATGGGCAATCTGGAATTGACCATGCTGAAGTAATCGCTATAAACAAAGCAAAGAAGTTGGGGGAATCGCTGAGTGGGGCAACAATCTATGTCACACTTGAGCCATGTTCGCACACTGGCCGCACCGGCCCATGTACCGATGCGCTAATCGAGGCCGGAATAAAGAGAGTTGTGGTCGCGATAATTGATCCAGACAGGCGGGTCAAAGGAAGAGGTATTAAGCGGCTGACGGAGGCTGGGGTCGAAGTTAACCTTGGAGTGCTTGCCGCCGAAGCATCGAAAATCAACGAGCCATATCTCATGTCACAAAAACTTAGGCGACCTTTTGTTGTTTTGAAATCGGCTCAGACACTCGATGGCCGAACCGCGACATTAAGCGGGGAGTCGATGTGGATATCTGGTGAGCGCTCTCGCCACTACGGCCATCAACTTCGGGCAGAGTGCGATGCGATCATTGTGGGGAGCGGCACCGTAACAGCGGATGACCCATCACTTACCGTACGGCATGTGAAGGGGAAGAATCCTTACCGAATAGTTTTGTCTAACAATCTGGTGTCGCTAAAGCATTCCCGATTAGTCCAAGAGAACAAGGATTTCAAAACGATTCTTGTATCATCGGCTGACTCAATCGAACTGTTTCTGAAGCAGAGAAAGAAACCGCAGGTAATGCTGTGGGAAGTCGGGACGATTGGCGCAGGCCGACTTAATCTTCATGAGTTCATGTTTAGGGCCAAGGAGTTCGGTTTTCGTTCTCTTTTGGTCGAAGGGGGGGCGACGCTCGCGACATCTTTTTGGAAAGAACAGCTTGTGGACAAATACTTTCAGTTTACGGCGCCGATAGTGATTGGCACGGGGAAGGAATCTCTGGGTGATCTGGGGATAGCCTCGATTGTAAAGGCGGTTCGTTTTTCTGAAGGACATTTTGAATTATGCGGCAGGGACAGTCTTTTTATCGGCTACCCGCAGCGGAGGAGATAG
- the rnhC gene encoding ribonuclease HIII, translating into MAVLSDIIGVDESGKGDFFGPLVVAACSVKQTQLARLLELGVRDSKTITETKLLGIDEKLRSEFPHAILILSPQEYNERYSRIKNLNKLLAWCHAEVIRRAHELSPAGLAISDQFGKADLISAELAKFKVAISFKQLVRGEQLPQVAAASILARAAFIREMVSLSKHYGMRIPKGAAPVVDTAGRELVARYGLSVLPKVAKTHFKNSERVVPIDRLV; encoded by the coding sequence GTGGCGGTTCTCTCTGATATTATCGGAGTCGATGAATCAGGAAAAGGGGATTTTTTCGGGCCATTGGTTGTCGCGGCCTGTTCTGTAAAACAAACCCAACTTGCGCGTCTGCTTGAACTCGGGGTTCGTGATTCCAAAACTATAACTGAAACCAAACTGCTCGGTATTGATGAGAAACTCCGAAGCGAGTTTCCGCATGCCATTTTAATTCTTTCTCCCCAAGAATACAACGAGCGATACAGCCGCATTAAAAATCTGAATAAGCTGCTGGCCTGGTGCCACGCTGAAGTAATTCGACGCGCCCATGAGTTATCGCCGGCGGGTTTGGCTATTTCTGATCAGTTTGGGAAAGCAGATTTGATAAGCGCAGAGCTTGCGAAATTCAAAGTAGCTATCAGCTTCAAACAGTTAGTGCGAGGTGAGCAACTGCCGCAAGTGGCCGCGGCATCTATTTTGGCTCGGGCTGCGTTTATACGGGAGATGGTTAGTCTATCTAAACATTACGGAATGAGAATTCCTAAGGGAGCCGCGCCGGTGGTGGATACAGCCGGACGGGAGCTTGTGGCTCGATACGGGTTGTCGGTGTTGCCAAAAGTGGCCAAAACACATTTCAAGAATTCCGAGCGAGTTGTGCCGATTGACAGATTAGTGTAA
- the efp gene encoding elongation factor P, producing the protein MYTVSDFRRGLAIVVDDQPYRVVEYNHFKMGRGNAKIRTKLRHIKSGAVIEKVFSSNDSFKPPDLENRRMQYLYENVGEFAFMDVTTFDQIQIPVDGLGDARWYLMENQEYNVHFLDNEAIDIDLPASVIMEVISTEPAIRGDTVTNVTKPAKLTSGLEVRVPPFVKEGDKVKVDTRTGAYLERAN; encoded by the coding sequence ATGTATACCGTTTCAGATTTTAGACGTGGTTTGGCAATAGTAGTCGATGATCAGCCGTACCGTGTAGTTGAATACAATCATTTCAAAATGGGCCGAGGCAACGCGAAAATTCGCACCAAGCTTAGACATATCAAAAGCGGGGCCGTTATTGAGAAGGTATTTTCTTCAAACGATTCGTTCAAACCGCCCGATTTGGAAAACCGAAGAATGCAATATCTCTACGAAAATGTTGGAGAATTTGCTTTCATGGATGTCACAACATTTGACCAGATTCAGATTCCTGTCGATGGTTTGGGGGATGCCAGATGGTATCTGATGGAGAATCAGGAATATAATGTCCACTTTTTGGACAACGAAGCCATCGATATTGATTTGCCGGCCTCGGTAATCATGGAAGTTATATCAACCGAGCCTGCGATTCGCGGGGATACGGTGACGAATGTGACCAAGCCAGCCAAATTGACATCGGGACTTGAGGTACGGGTTCCTCCATTCGTGAAAGAAGGGGACAAGGTCAAGGTCGATACGCGCACAGGCGCGTATCTTGAGCGGGCCAACTGA
- a CDS encoding ATP-binding protein produces the protein MINRPKTKFESEVHLGLLCIIGLLLFLNVISNYTLYRARTEKKQLTTADLRSAALSISRTLEDNVSDQASLLLKAKEQHNLHNVWFVPAYAIGGAGKSPQMVLSKNLSNVSTEDIEIIVEGIQGGILNEPKRGAQSIYYYLSKTQVSSHPGILIMSIDEPFLALLEDSASIVLWAGCIALILVSIIYLLVSNTIFNPFRQIAAHAIRAGRGANVLSTDAQSVVEEYSQMISELIESKNALVRLNAEISERARSLERINDFLLTSITSGIVTVNAQGGIISVNQAAQEMLGLIDNNDDAAHFDSYFAQYPAIVNRIGAGINRGSYPDYEEVRLVHQSGHALSLGISISPIRNNEHSVIGVALMLNDLTELSRLREEVEHKQRLAALGEMAAGLAHQIRNSLGAIAGFATLLKKGHAVEDAFLGTIGSLLSESKEAEDMIGRFLSFAKPLHCELEDIELEKLIAETVETFRIRPDCSGVRFVIEAKKGIIFSADSILFKQALANLLDNAVRACKNVSGLIRIQGVSRDGKVCLTITDNGAGIPHDTIPKIFTPFYSGRPDGTGLGLSLVSKIVDLHRGTVSVESKETVGTTFTIILKQAILRPDPNSHLKTPASV, from the coding sequence ATGATAAACAGACCAAAAACAAAGTTTGAATCCGAGGTTCATCTTGGATTATTGTGCATTATAGGATTGCTGCTATTCCTCAATGTTATTTCGAACTACACTCTCTACCGGGCCAGGACGGAAAAAAAACAACTAACCACGGCTGATCTGCGTTCAGCGGCTCTCTCTATTTCGCGGACGCTCGAAGACAATGTCAGCGATCAAGCCTCGTTGTTGCTAAAAGCCAAAGAACAGCACAATCTACACAATGTCTGGTTCGTGCCAGCTTATGCTATTGGCGGCGCTGGTAAGAGCCCCCAAATGGTCTTGTCGAAAAATCTTTCGAACGTTTCCACTGAGGATATCGAGATTATTGTAGAGGGGATTCAAGGCGGTATACTCAATGAGCCGAAACGCGGAGCACAAAGTATCTATTATTATCTATCCAAAACTCAGGTCTCGTCGCATCCGGGTATCTTGATCATGTCGATAGACGAGCCGTTTTTAGCGTTGCTTGAAGATTCCGCTTCGATTGTCTTATGGGCTGGTTGTATCGCCTTGATACTCGTTTCGATTATTTATCTTCTTGTTTCAAATACGATATTTAATCCATTCAGGCAGATTGCGGCTCACGCCATTCGTGCCGGGAGGGGGGCCAACGTTTTATCTACGGACGCGCAATCGGTAGTTGAAGAATATTCTCAAATGATATCTGAGTTGATTGAAAGCAAGAACGCTTTGGTGAGACTGAATGCGGAGATAAGCGAACGGGCGAGATCTCTGGAAAGAATTAATGACTTTCTGTTGACGTCGATTACTTCGGGAATAGTGACTGTGAACGCTCAGGGCGGGATTATTTCGGTCAACCAAGCCGCGCAGGAAATGCTTGGATTGATCGACAATAACGATGATGCAGCGCACTTCGATTCATACTTCGCGCAATATCCCGCCATTGTGAATCGAATCGGCGCTGGCATCAATCGCGGTTCCTATCCCGATTATGAGGAGGTGAGGCTTGTCCATCAATCGGGACATGCGCTTTCGCTTGGTATTTCAATTTCGCCGATACGAAATAACGAGCATAGCGTGATTGGCGTTGCGCTTATGCTTAATGACCTCACAGAACTAAGCCGGCTTCGCGAAGAAGTTGAACATAAACAGCGACTCGCGGCTCTCGGAGAGATGGCCGCGGGGCTTGCCCATCAAATTCGCAATTCTCTTGGCGCGATTGCGGGCTTTGCGACATTGCTCAAGAAAGGGCATGCGGTCGAGGATGCTTTTCTGGGAACAATCGGATCGCTCTTATCCGAATCAAAGGAGGCCGAGGATATGATCGGCCGATTCCTTTCATTTGCCAAACCGCTTCATTGTGAGCTTGAGGATATAGAATTAGAAAAACTTATCGCGGAGACTGTCGAGACGTTTAGAATCCGACCAGATTGTTCGGGTGTTCGATTCGTTATAGAGGCGAAAAAGGGAATCATATTTAGCGCAGATTCGATTCTGTTCAAACAAGCGCTTGCAAATCTTCTAGATAACGCAGTACGGGCATGCAAAAATGTATCGGGACTCATTAGGATTCAGGGCGTATCACGAGATGGTAAGGTTTGCTTGACTATTACTGATAACGGAGCCGGTATTCCGCATGACACTATTCCAAAGATATTCACTCCCTTTTATTCGGGCCGTCCTGACGGAACCGGGCTTGGCCTCTCGCTTGTGTCAAAAATAGTCGATCTGCACAGAGGAACTGTTTCGGTTGAGTCCAAAGAGACAGTCGGGACCACATTTACCATAATCCTCAAACAGGCAATACTTCGTCCTGACCCCAATAGTCATTTAAAAACTCCGGCATCAGTCTGA